Sequence from the Chanodichthys erythropterus isolate Z2021 chromosome 12, ASM2448905v1, whole genome shotgun sequence genome:
AAGAGATTTTCCTGCTCCACCTGTGGGAAAACATTGAGTTCACAGGGACATTTAGCGAGACATGAGAGAACACATACAGAACAGAAAGAATTCACCTGCAAGATGTGCGACATCAGCTTTCCTACCTTAGAAGAGAAGAGACGTCATACAAAAGAGCACAGAGCGAAGAAAGATTTTAACTGCAAACAGTGTGGGAaggtttatttcatttatatgaTTCTAAAAGCTCATATGAAGACACACAGCAAAAAGACTTTCCATTGCAGCGAGTGCAACAAGTATTACAGGACCAAACAAATTCTTATTGTTCACAATCGAATCCACACGGGTGAAAAGCCATACAAGTGCCCTCACTGCGAGAGAAGATTCATGTACGCATCCAATCTGAAGGCCCATGTGCGTGTTCACACCAATGAAAGGCCGTACCAGTGCAGTGAATGTGGGAAAACTTTTACAAGTACAGGCTGTCTAAAGTCACACCAAAAAACACACTCTGAGGATAAACCATATCAGTGTAAACACTGTAATAAAGGATTTCGTCACACATCTCAGCTGAAAGAGCACAAGAAGATTCATACCGGAGAGAAACCGTACCTGTGCTCCTACTGCGGGAAGAGCTTTGCTCATTCACATCATTTTAAACATCATCagaggattcacactggagaaagacCGTGTCTGTGCAGCGtttgtgggaagagtttcagaaAAGATAGTGCCTTAAAATATCACCAGAGAATTCATACAGGAGAAAGACCGTACAAGTGTTCTCAGTGTGACAAGGCGTTCGCTCGATTAGACGTCCTGAAGACTCATGAGCGAGTTCATACGGGAGAGAAACCTTACCGCTGCTCCATCTGCGGCGAGAGATTCACTTATTTAGGTAGTTTTTATACTCATCAGAAGAAACACGCTGAAGAACAAACTGCTCCAGAATCATCATAGTGTTTTTTCATCAGTAAATCTGGATAAAAGACTCATCCTGAAACTGTACATTGAGCTCTttctgccagtaggtggcagtgtCGCATTGAGCTTTGGGAGAGTAGAGATGGATTGAACAGATTGCTTTGGATGTAGTCATGTTTAACAGAGCAGAGCAATGATTGTATCTTAAACTTGACAGAACAATTAAAAAGcctcaaaataaagaaaatgtatGCTTGCATTTCATAACGCTGTTAAACATGTTTTATCTTGTGAAATTGCCTGAAGCATGTTGTGTCGATTAGGCCTTCACATGGGAGAGTTGATCTCTACTGACATTTAAGAGATGTGTTGTGCTTGTATCTAGGCGCAGGTCCTCCATTTGATCTGGATATGGCCTGGATCCggctgactacggtaaacctctgGATAAACTAATCTGCTAATATtaacaagtacatctggtgttataggaagtgttcctggttccagctgacctaatttatgcagcctaacaatcctttaaATTCGGCATGAAATCAAATTTGACAACTCTAATTTATCCGTGcacttcatttaaaaaaaataattaaattaacgtgcctttgtaatctttaataaaatacattaagcTCCCCCCTCAAAACAACTCATCGTCTCTTCCTGTCACATGCCATGGTGCAAGGGCGGGGCTATCTGGAGAGAAATCCCCCACTTACTGCAAACGGgtattcagatctgcctccatttTGTTAGTAACTTCCAGCGATCCAATCAATTTCTGAAGGACGAAATCAAGTACCGCCCTCTCATTTCAGATGCCGTTTCAATCAGATAGACGTTACgttagagaagaaaagacagtCGCAACTTCCacttcatgccgactttaatgcAGTGGTTCTCGAATGCAGATGCAGCACACAATATGCCAaccacaattaaaaaaataaatgatagttttacaatttattaattgaatgtaaattaaaatggaTTAACAATGGATTTGAAATCATAAAtttgttatgtgtatgccatgTTGAAGAGATgggtttttagtctagatttagtgtttctgcttcccgaacaatgctaggaagattgagtttaggtgccaaataggtgaaggatctaccgcctgcggttgattttgatattccaGGTATTATCAATTGGCCTGTATTCTGTACATTAGGACTAGTTTAGAGAAT
This genomic interval carries:
- the LOC137031920 gene encoding zinc finger protein ZFP2-like isoform X1; its protein translation is MLSMKAQMDVICCKSVGTDLSMLDIEDFISEICQLKKEVASLEAKLRERGDKPNREDLEKVSVCVTDGTEAQDSVWRSRDTQDSELSLTLLCYTDAQDHGSADQTSDCNAGEQQMLQTPLKMCSVKLVDCRNLIKSTAEEQQQRHEEEEEDEDQNTSDDDEGNDVEDEENEDENNGNDDDDDFIPSDDNGSSAAYEEITSTSKYQLKVKRFSCSTCGKTLSSQGHLARHERTHTEQKEFTCKMCDISFPTLEEKRRHTKEHRAKKDFNCKQCGKVYFIYMILKAHMKTHSKKTFHCSECNKYYRTKQILIVHNRIHTGEKPYKCPHCERRFMYASNLKAHVRVHTNERPYQCSECGKTFTSTGCLKSHQKTHSEDKPYQCKHCNKGFRHTSQLKEHKKIHTGEKPYLCSYCGKSFAHSHHFKHHQRIHTGERPCLCSVCGKSFRKDSALKYHQRIHTGERPYKCSQCDKAFARLDVLKTHERVHTGEKPYRCSICGERFTYLGAGPPFDLDMAWIRLTTVNLWIN
- the LOC137031920 gene encoding zinc finger protein 25-like isoform X2, whose translation is MLSMKAQMDVICCKSVGTDLSMLDIEDFISEICQLKKEVASLEAKLRERGDKPNREDLEKVSVCVTDGTEAQDSVWRSRDTQDSELSLTLLCYTDAQDHGSADQTSDCNAGEQQMLQTPLKMCSVKLVDCRNLIKSTAEEQQQRHEEEEEDEDQNTSDDDEGNDVEDEENEDENNGNDDDDDFIPSDDNGSSAAYEEITSTSKYQLKVKRFSCSTCGKTLSSQGHLARHERTHTEQKEFTCKMCDISFPTLEEKRRHTKEHRAKKDFNCKQCGKVYFIYMILKAHMKTHSKKTFHCSECNKYYRTKQILIVHNRIHTGEKPYKCPHCERRFMYASNLKAHVRVHTNERPYQCSECGKTFTSTGCLKSHQKTHSEDKPYQCKHCNKGFRHTSQLKEHKKIHTGEKPYLCSYCGKSFAHSHHFKHHQRIHTGERPCLCSVCGKSFRKDSALKYHQRIHTGERPYKCSQCDKAFARLDVLKTHERVHTGEKPYRCSICGERFTYLGSFYTHQKKHAEEQTAPESS